One genomic segment of Mytilus galloprovincialis chromosome 5, xbMytGall1.hap1.1, whole genome shotgun sequence includes these proteins:
- the LOC143075311 gene encoding uncharacterized protein LOC143075311 isoform X2, whose protein sequence is MSSDSKRHCCMCNTCNGKFVNIKTFRLHCKNAHDEHINNLADVQNFSDVDHLYNLQKSQDKDVYQTPLFDGSSRTVFDAIAEHMLIFSTNNGMSKAALTECLQHEKHILPQPNLLPATYKEALNIIKPLLMPIIQYKCCINDCKCFPINDDVRNCSVCNELLHYKDSNRCRKTYNYMPVVPRINRWYGTKNLAKLIHADKVKINGQLSDYTDGKIFIDQMKHGIFKDSDVSSCVPLALFTDGVNPNKNTAALKSMWPIILTWITLPQDIRYVLGPMMLLGIVPGHGRKEPKSLDPYISILVDELLVNMESKMYDSHKEAPVTVKIALLQYLCDIPAFSKLLHLSGQAALRSCVFCKEDGVRSNTLNKTLHVCNRQFLPADSPLRLDSKSFAIKSAVNSTRPESFTNEEEMAARREFDQKPNKNQKTNFQKQTGVKGIHPLTSLPYFDRLKQMQTDGMHTISDVISNILDLISGKTDTIKVRNCEKQYQRFEETWPNMKRKAPDAPCVNPSKQRKKTQLPKPKSTPTSLEESPTIPEAPWSLSKLKIKVADKRAGSIEYPKGFDYTPADHFTRQWTLRTMHGKQQFVTYNVAAWCLRGLLGHQQEQTLFQLFTVLSRLVKPTFMKDEIPSLIADTHLAVALLERDFPLTLQNLTTHLLHHIPEGYNDFGPLYDRWLYPLERANSWITRQIVQHGHEESTVMQTYRIYDWSVFNLLSGTVKQETTDRQTSLRRIVKKICNSEEDLLKTNKHSSKTMLPTDHIKIIKEKYCKIFSNSDIEMCDIDPVVESIQTTTRYDKTKRKDIFFATESHQISARSCDFIIHTRDPSKVFGKIKKLYRHSFRNNVYTWVLLDRFPLAEQCGLFWFSENKTLMTNLCLLSDISDPLVSAVEEDNRWFLNV, encoded by the exons ATGTCATCAGACAGCAAGAGACATTGTTGCATGTGCAACACCTGCAATGGGAAATTTGTGAACATAAAGACCTTTCGTTTACACTGCAAGAATGCACATGATGAACATATAAACAATTTGGCAGATGTGCAGAACTTCTCTGATGTAGACCACCTTTACAATTTGCAGAAAAGCCAGGATAAAGATGTTTATCAGACACCACTTTTTGATGGATCTTCAAGAACAGTATTTGACGCAATAGCAGAACATATGCTAATTTTTTCAACGAACAATGGCATGTCAAAAGCAGCTCTTACAGAGTGTTTACAGCATGAGAAACATATCCTTCCACAGCCTAACCTTCTTCCAGCAACCTATAAAGAAGCACTTAATATCATCAAGCCACTTCTGATGCCAATTATACAGTACAAATGCTGCATTAATGACTGCAAATGCTTCCCAATAAATGATGATGTCCGCAATTGCTCAGTGTGTAACGAACTGCTACATTACAAAGACAGTAATAGGTGTAGGAAAACTTACAACTACATGCCTGTTGTTCCTAGGATCAACCGTTGGTACGGTACAAAAAATCTTGCAAAACTTATACATGCAGATAAGGTGAAAATAAATGGCCAACTTAGTGACTATACTGATGGTAAAATATTCATAGATCAGATGAAACATGGTATTTTTAAAGATTCTGATGTATCTAGCTGTGTACCACTAGCTTTGTTCACAGATGGAGTTAATCCAAATAAAAACACTGCAGCCTTAAAATCGATGTGGCCTATCATTCTTACTTGGATAACTCTTCCACAGGATATCCGCTATGTCTTAGGTCCAATGATGTTATTGGGAATCGTACCAGGTCATGGACGTAAAGAACCAAAATCTCTTGACCCCTACATATCGATTCTAGTTGATGAACTACTTGTGAACATGGAATCAAAGATGTATGACTCCCATAAAGAGGCACCTGTTACTGTGAAGATAGCTTTGCTGCAGTACTTATGTGACATCCCTGCTTTTTCCAAGCTGCTGCATTTATCAGGCCAAGCTGCATTGAGATCCTGTGTGTTTTGTAAAGAAGATGGTGTCCGAAGCAACACACTGAACAAGACTTTACATGTATGTAATAGGCAATTTTTACCAGCAGATTCACCACTACGACTTGATAGTAAATCATTTGCCATAAAGAGTGCAGTAAACAGTACCAGACCTGAGTCTTTCACTAATGAGGAAGAAATGGCAGCAAGACGGGAGTTTGaccaaaaaccaaacaaaaatcaaaagacaaattttcaaaagcaaACTGGTGTAAAGGGTATCCATCCACTTACTTCACTACCATATTTTGATAGACTTAAACAGATGCAGACTGATGGCATGCACACTATCTCTGATGTCATCAGCAACATCCTAGACTTGATAAGTGGCAAGACAGACACCATTAAAGTTCGTAACTGTGAGAAACAATACCAACGATTTGAAGAGACATGGCCAAATATGAAGAGAAAGGCACCAGATGCACCTTGTGTCAATCCATCAAAGCAGCGCAAGAAAACTCAACTGCCAAAACCCAAATCTACTCCCACTAGTCTTGAAGAATCACCTACAATACCAGAGGCACCATGGTCACTTTCCAAATTAAAAATTAAGGTTGCAGACAAAAGAGCTGGTTCAATAGAATACCCAAAAGGTTTTGACTACACTCCAGCTGATCACTTCACCCGACAATGGACTCTGAGAACCATGCATGGAAAGCAACAA tttgtgacctACAATGTAGCTGCCTGGTGTTTGAGAGGACTACTTGGACATCAACAGGAACAAACCCTTTTCCAACTGTTTACTGTGCTTAGTCGACTGGTTAAACCAACCTTCATGAAAGATGAAATACCATCATTGATAGCAGACACTCATCTTGCTGTGGCATTGCTTGAAAGGGATTTTCCACTCACTTTACAG AACTTGACCACCCACTTACTTCATCACATTCCTGAAGGCTATAATGATTTTGGGCCATTGTACGACAGATGGTTGTATCCATTAGAAAGAGCCAATAGTTGGATTACAAGACAGATCGTGCAACATGGTCATGAGGAGTCAACAGTTATGCAAACATATCGt atTTATGATTGGAGTGTGTTTAATTTATTAAGCGGTACAGTTAAACAAGAAACAACTGATAGGCAGACATCACTTCGACGAATTGTCAAGAAGATATGCAATTCAGAAGAAGACTTGCTAAAAACCAACAAACATTCAAGTAAGACAATGCTTCCAACTGATCACATCAAAATAATCAAGGAAAAGTATTGCAAAATATTCAGCAATTCTGACATTGAAATGTGCGACATTGATCCAGTTGTAGAATCAATACAAACAACAACAAGATACGACAAAACCAAAAGAAAGGACATTTTCTTTGCCACAGAGTCCCATCAAATTTCAGCAAGATCATGTGATTTTATAATTCATACAAGAGATCCTTCAAAGGTttttggcaaaataaaaaaattgtaccgACATTCATTTAGGAACAATGTGTACACCTGGGTACTGCTGGATCGTTTTCCATTAGCAGAACAATGTGGACTATTTTGGTTTTcagaaaacaagactttaatgaCAAATCTTTGCCTGTTGAGTGACATAAGCGATCCACTTGTTTCTGCTGTGGAAGAGGACAATCGTTGGTTTTTGAATGTATGA
- the LOC143075311 gene encoding uncharacterized protein LOC143075311 isoform X1 yields the protein MLKRIIVLFICIIVSCAKIQDVKTRKFCEVVPSPAGIFYSIMSSDSKRHCCMCNTCNGKFVNIKTFRLHCKNAHDEHINNLADVQNFSDVDHLYNLQKSQDKDVYQTPLFDGSSRTVFDAIAEHMLIFSTNNGMSKAALTECLQHEKHILPQPNLLPATYKEALNIIKPLLMPIIQYKCCINDCKCFPINDDVRNCSVCNELLHYKDSNRCRKTYNYMPVVPRINRWYGTKNLAKLIHADKVKINGQLSDYTDGKIFIDQMKHGIFKDSDVSSCVPLALFTDGVNPNKNTAALKSMWPIILTWITLPQDIRYVLGPMMLLGIVPGHGRKEPKSLDPYISILVDELLVNMESKMYDSHKEAPVTVKIALLQYLCDIPAFSKLLHLSGQAALRSCVFCKEDGVRSNTLNKTLHVCNRQFLPADSPLRLDSKSFAIKSAVNSTRPESFTNEEEMAARREFDQKPNKNQKTNFQKQTGVKGIHPLTSLPYFDRLKQMQTDGMHTISDVISNILDLISGKTDTIKVRNCEKQYQRFEETWPNMKRKAPDAPCVNPSKQRKKTQLPKPKSTPTSLEESPTIPEAPWSLSKLKIKVADKRAGSIEYPKGFDYTPADHFTRQWTLRTMHGKQQFVTYNVAAWCLRGLLGHQQEQTLFQLFTVLSRLVKPTFMKDEIPSLIADTHLAVALLERDFPLTLQNLTTHLLHHIPEGYNDFGPLYDRWLYPLERANSWITRQIVQHGHEESTVMQTYRIYDWSVFNLLSGTVKQETTDRQTSLRRIVKKICNSEEDLLKTNKHSSKTMLPTDHIKIIKEKYCKIFSNSDIEMCDIDPVVESIQTTTRYDKTKRKDIFFATESHQISARSCDFIIHTRDPSKVFGKIKKLYRHSFRNNVYTWVLLDRFPLAEQCGLFWFSENKTLMTNLCLLSDISDPLVSAVEEDNRWFLNV from the exons tGAGGTTGTGCCGTCACCAGCAGGCATATTCTACTCTATCATGTCATCAGACAGCAAGAGACATTGTTGCATGTGCAACACCTGCAATGGGAAATTTGTGAACATAAAGACCTTTCGTTTACACTGCAAGAATGCACATGATGAACATATAAACAATTTGGCAGATGTGCAGAACTTCTCTGATGTAGACCACCTTTACAATTTGCAGAAAAGCCAGGATAAAGATGTTTATCAGACACCACTTTTTGATGGATCTTCAAGAACAGTATTTGACGCAATAGCAGAACATATGCTAATTTTTTCAACGAACAATGGCATGTCAAAAGCAGCTCTTACAGAGTGTTTACAGCATGAGAAACATATCCTTCCACAGCCTAACCTTCTTCCAGCAACCTATAAAGAAGCACTTAATATCATCAAGCCACTTCTGATGCCAATTATACAGTACAAATGCTGCATTAATGACTGCAAATGCTTCCCAATAAATGATGATGTCCGCAATTGCTCAGTGTGTAACGAACTGCTACATTACAAAGACAGTAATAGGTGTAGGAAAACTTACAACTACATGCCTGTTGTTCCTAGGATCAACCGTTGGTACGGTACAAAAAATCTTGCAAAACTTATACATGCAGATAAGGTGAAAATAAATGGCCAACTTAGTGACTATACTGATGGTAAAATATTCATAGATCAGATGAAACATGGTATTTTTAAAGATTCTGATGTATCTAGCTGTGTACCACTAGCTTTGTTCACAGATGGAGTTAATCCAAATAAAAACACTGCAGCCTTAAAATCGATGTGGCCTATCATTCTTACTTGGATAACTCTTCCACAGGATATCCGCTATGTCTTAGGTCCAATGATGTTATTGGGAATCGTACCAGGTCATGGACGTAAAGAACCAAAATCTCTTGACCCCTACATATCGATTCTAGTTGATGAACTACTTGTGAACATGGAATCAAAGATGTATGACTCCCATAAAGAGGCACCTGTTACTGTGAAGATAGCTTTGCTGCAGTACTTATGTGACATCCCTGCTTTTTCCAAGCTGCTGCATTTATCAGGCCAAGCTGCATTGAGATCCTGTGTGTTTTGTAAAGAAGATGGTGTCCGAAGCAACACACTGAACAAGACTTTACATGTATGTAATAGGCAATTTTTACCAGCAGATTCACCACTACGACTTGATAGTAAATCATTTGCCATAAAGAGTGCAGTAAACAGTACCAGACCTGAGTCTTTCACTAATGAGGAAGAAATGGCAGCAAGACGGGAGTTTGaccaaaaaccaaacaaaaatcaaaagacaaattttcaaaagcaaACTGGTGTAAAGGGTATCCATCCACTTACTTCACTACCATATTTTGATAGACTTAAACAGATGCAGACTGATGGCATGCACACTATCTCTGATGTCATCAGCAACATCCTAGACTTGATAAGTGGCAAGACAGACACCATTAAAGTTCGTAACTGTGAGAAACAATACCAACGATTTGAAGAGACATGGCCAAATATGAAGAGAAAGGCACCAGATGCACCTTGTGTCAATCCATCAAAGCAGCGCAAGAAAACTCAACTGCCAAAACCCAAATCTACTCCCACTAGTCTTGAAGAATCACCTACAATACCAGAGGCACCATGGTCACTTTCCAAATTAAAAATTAAGGTTGCAGACAAAAGAGCTGGTTCAATAGAATACCCAAAAGGTTTTGACTACACTCCAGCTGATCACTTCACCCGACAATGGACTCTGAGAACCATGCATGGAAAGCAACAA tttgtgacctACAATGTAGCTGCCTGGTGTTTGAGAGGACTACTTGGACATCAACAGGAACAAACCCTTTTCCAACTGTTTACTGTGCTTAGTCGACTGGTTAAACCAACCTTCATGAAAGATGAAATACCATCATTGATAGCAGACACTCATCTTGCTGTGGCATTGCTTGAAAGGGATTTTCCACTCACTTTACAG AACTTGACCACCCACTTACTTCATCACATTCCTGAAGGCTATAATGATTTTGGGCCATTGTACGACAGATGGTTGTATCCATTAGAAAGAGCCAATAGTTGGATTACAAGACAGATCGTGCAACATGGTCATGAGGAGTCAACAGTTATGCAAACATATCGt atTTATGATTGGAGTGTGTTTAATTTATTAAGCGGTACAGTTAAACAAGAAACAACTGATAGGCAGACATCACTTCGACGAATTGTCAAGAAGATATGCAATTCAGAAGAAGACTTGCTAAAAACCAACAAACATTCAAGTAAGACAATGCTTCCAACTGATCACATCAAAATAATCAAGGAAAAGTATTGCAAAATATTCAGCAATTCTGACATTGAAATGTGCGACATTGATCCAGTTGTAGAATCAATACAAACAACAACAAGATACGACAAAACCAAAAGAAAGGACATTTTCTTTGCCACAGAGTCCCATCAAATTTCAGCAAGATCATGTGATTTTATAATTCATACAAGAGATCCTTCAAAGGTttttggcaaaataaaaaaattgtaccgACATTCATTTAGGAACAATGTGTACACCTGGGTACTGCTGGATCGTTTTCCATTAGCAGAACAATGTGGACTATTTTGGTTTTcagaaaacaagactttaatgaCAAATCTTTGCCTGTTGAGTGACATAAGCGATCCACTTGTTTCTGCTGTGGAAGAGGACAATCGTTGGTTTTTGAATGTATGA